In Mycobacterium branderi, the DNA window TTGAAGGTGATCAACACGTTGCAGGCAGCGTTGTCTTGATGGCAATCGGAGGTCGCATGCGTGTTGGCCTGGTACTCGTTCGGCATATTCGTCGCTACCCCCACCGACTTCCCGTCCGGCGAGACGGCGATCGCGCCCCAGGATTCGTCGTCGGCGTGTGCAGTGGGAACCACGGCAACGGCAAACGCGGCGACCGCTGCGCCACCTGCCGCGAAGACGGCAATGCGCGTACGAGAACTGGCTCCAATCATGGTGTTCCTTTCGCTCGTGCAGGCTGGTCTTGCGTTCTGTGGTGCAACCCCCTCCCGGTTCAAGGGTCAGGACGCAGGCTAACTCCGGCATGATCGCGCTAGAGCCGTTTTTCGAAAAACTTCCGTCAGGTGGTACTCCGCGGGCCAGGTAAATTCGGGTGTGATGAGTGACGGCGAGGAACTGAGAGTCGATCCGGGCGTGTTGCGCGGCGCTGCGGGCGGGTTTCGTGGCGC includes these proteins:
- a CDS encoding DUF4189 domain-containing protein; translated protein: MIGASSRTRIAVFAAGGAAVAAFAVAVVPTAHADDESWGAIAVSPDGKSVGVATNMPNEYQANTHATSDCHQDNAACNVLITFKYPDCGAVVKNGDQYFGDSGATEQEAEENAQKQSPGSTVLRSACNNAPGSTSTPTTASSTPTTTTTTPAGG